A portion of the Lacibacter sp. H375 genome contains these proteins:
- a CDS encoding HlyD family secretion protein yields MSFQLLTPDIQEKTGKPLRSFNEIYRQHKSSKIRRYFFIIICITIIILFLPWTQNIRSNGTVTTLRQEQRPQQVNNIIAGRIVKWWVKEGDFVKRGDTIVQLAEIKDDYLDPNLLQRTEQQLSAEKMTIDYYEGKVNTTGQQIEALENERELKLSSIDNKLIQTKRKVQSDSMKVNAAMNEMNVADRQLEGAVKMYEQGVIPLTEFERRKVLHQNVNAKMIGAQNDFNNSKQDLLILQLERNAAIQEYAEKIAKASGDRFQSQSQIATGQGKVAKLQNQYDNYRIRNGQYFVLAPQDGQVIKAMKAGINEMLKEGDMIVEVVPKQYQLAVEVWVKPMDLQLLNIGQKTRFMFDGFPAIVFSGWPQASYGTYAGEIVAIESNLSSNGMFRVLVAEDKNERPWPMNMKLGTGAVNFTLLKDVSVWYELWRQINGFPPDYYRPQTTANGKEEKEKK; encoded by the coding sequence ATGTCGTTTCAATTACTTACTCCCGATATACAGGAAAAAACAGGTAAGCCGCTTCGTTCGTTCAATGAAATTTACCGGCAACACAAATCCAGTAAAATACGGCGTTACTTTTTTATCATTATTTGCATTACCATTATTATACTTTTTTTACCGTGGACACAAAACATCCGCAGTAACGGCACCGTAACAACGCTTCGCCAGGAGCAACGGCCACAACAGGTGAACAATATTATTGCCGGTCGTATCGTAAAATGGTGGGTGAAAGAAGGCGACTTTGTGAAGAGGGGCGATACCATTGTACAGTTGGCAGAAATAAAAGATGATTACCTCGATCCGAATTTATTACAGCGCACCGAACAGCAATTGAGCGCAGAAAAAATGACGATCGATTATTATGAAGGCAAAGTAAATACTACCGGTCAACAAATTGAAGCACTGGAAAACGAACGGGAATTAAAGTTAAGTTCAATCGATAATAAACTCATACAGACAAAAAGGAAAGTGCAGAGTGACAGTATGAAAGTGAATGCAGCAATGAATGAAATGAATGTAGCTGATCGCCAACTCGAAGGCGCTGTGAAAATGTATGAACAGGGTGTAATTCCGTTGACTGAATTTGAACGAAGGAAAGTGTTGCATCAGAATGTGAATGCAAAAATGATTGGTGCGCAAAACGATTTCAACAATAGCAAACAGGATTTACTAATACTGCAATTGGAACGTAATGCAGCCATTCAGGAATATGCAGAGAAGATTGCAAAAGCATCTGGAGATCGTTTTCAATCGCAATCACAAATTGCAACAGGGCAGGGTAAAGTAGCCAAGCTGCAAAATCAATATGATAATTACAGGATACGTAACGGACAATATTTTGTGTTGGCTCCGCAAGATGGGCAAGTGATAAAGGCAATGAAAGCCGGTATCAATGAAATGCTGAAAGAAGGCGACATGATAGTTGAAGTTGTACCGAAGCAATATCAACTCGCAGTTGAAGTTTGGGTAAAGCCAATGGATCTGCAACTGTTGAACATTGGTCAGAAAACACGTTTTATGTTCGATGGATTTCCTGCAATTGTTTTCAGTGGATGGCCGCAGGCATCGTATGGAACTTATGCCGGTGAAATTGTAGCGATCGAATCGAACCTCAGCAGCAATGGCATGTTTCGTGTATTGGTTGCCGAAGATAAGAACGAACGGCCATGGCCAATGAATATGAAACTCGGCACAGGGGCTGTAAATTTTACATTGCTGAAAGATGTATCGGTGTGGTATGAATTGTGGCGGCAAATCAATGGTTTTCCTCCTGACTATTACCGTCCGCAAACTACTGCAAACGGGAAAGAGGAAAAAGAAAAAAAATAA
- a CDS encoding peptidase domain-containing ABC transporter produces the protein MANNQAAKDLKRPLQRLLQVLNLERKEIGAIYFYAILAGVLQLAMPLGIQAIINFVLAGRLSTSIIVLIILVVISVFLTGLLQVNQMKIIEKIQQRIFTRYSFEFAWRIPRLDLKKIDQYYLPEFVNRFFDTVNLEKSLSRLLLDIPAALIQVLFGLILLSLYANVFIIFSLLVVLILVVIIRVTYARGLSTSLDESEYKYEVAGWLQEIARVLKSFQFSRGSSLPIDKTDALVTKYLHARTSHFRILLMQYWTLIGFKILITAGMLIVGAVLLVGNEINVGQFAAAEIVILLVLASVEKLIRSLDKVYDILTSVEKLGKVIDKPLESEGTLQPDPSANGLSITVNDLHFSYNDQTSILHQLSFNVKQGEKVCINGGDGSGKSTLLKLLTGAYADFGGSILINDIPIGNYNPALLRAETGILFHQQDIFEGSLYENIALGDTTVTIPQITSLATQLGISDFISSLKNGFDTQIDAAGKRLSSAVIRKVLLLRALVSHPKLLLLEEPWFGFDADCREKVQQYLLQQIPGTTVLVISNDEAFARKCDRVLYMQDGRIVKEEQPTVNP, from the coding sequence ATGGCAAACAACCAGGCAGCGAAAGACCTGAAACGTCCGCTGCAACGCTTACTACAGGTATTAAACCTGGAGCGCAAGGAGATAGGTGCAATTTATTTTTATGCAATTCTTGCAGGGGTGTTGCAGCTTGCTATGCCATTGGGTATACAAGCCATTATCAATTTTGTACTCGCCGGCCGTTTATCAACTTCTATCATAGTCTTAATTATTCTTGTTGTTATCAGTGTGTTTCTTACAGGTTTGCTCCAGGTAAACCAAATGAAGATCATTGAGAAAATTCAGCAACGGATATTCACCCGTTATTCATTTGAATTTGCATGGCGTATTCCCCGGCTCGATCTTAAAAAGATCGATCAGTATTATTTACCTGAGTTTGTAAACCGTTTTTTCGATACCGTTAATTTAGAAAAAAGCTTAAGCCGTTTGCTGCTCGATATTCCTGCTGCATTAATACAGGTATTGTTTGGTTTGATCCTGCTTTCGTTGTATGCAAATGTTTTCATCATCTTCAGCTTATTGGTGGTATTGATCCTTGTTGTTATTATTCGGGTAACGTATGCAAGAGGTTTATCAACCAGCCTCGATGAAAGCGAATACAAATATGAAGTTGCCGGCTGGCTCCAGGAAATAGCACGTGTACTGAAATCGTTCCAGTTTTCCCGTGGCTCGTCATTACCCATTGATAAAACTGATGCGTTGGTAACTAAATATCTTCATGCACGTACCAGCCATTTCCGTATTCTGCTGATGCAATACTGGACGTTGATCGGGTTTAAAATTCTGATCACTGCAGGTATGTTGATTGTTGGTGCAGTATTGCTTGTGGGTAATGAAATAAATGTAGGTCAGTTTGCGGCGGCGGAAATTGTGATCCTGTTGGTACTTGCGTCGGTGGAAAAACTGATCAGGAGTCTTGATAAGGTTTATGATATACTCACCAGTGTAGAAAAACTGGGAAAGGTTATAGATAAGCCATTAGAATCTGAAGGAACATTACAACCGGATCCTTCTGCAAACGGATTGTCAATTACTGTAAACGATCTGCATTTCAGTTATAACGATCAAACATCTATCCTGCATCAACTTTCATTCAACGTAAAACAGGGCGAGAAAGTTTGTATCAATGGCGGGGATGGTTCCGGTAAATCCACACTCTTGAAATTGCTAACAGGAGCTTATGCAGACTTTGGAGGAAGCATTCTCATAAACGATATTCCTATCGGCAACTATAATCCTGCATTGCTGCGTGCAGAAACAGGTATCCTGTTTCATCAGCAGGATATCTTCGAGGGTAGTTTGTATGAAAATATTGCGCTGGGCGATACAACAGTAACAATTCCCCAAATAACATCACTTGCAACACAGCTTGGTATCAGTGATTTTATTTCATCACTCAAAAACGGATTCGATACACAAATCGATGCTGCAGGAAAGCGATTGTCCAGTGCCGTTATACGAAAGGTATTGCTTCTCCGTGCGTTGGTATCGCATCCAAAATTACTCTTACTTGAAGAACCATGGTTTGGCTTTGATGCAGACTGCCGTGAAAAAGTGCAGCAATATCTTCTGCAGCAAATACCCGGCACAACTGTATTGGTAATTTCAAACGATGAAGCTTTTGCCCGTAAATGTGATCGTGTTTTATATATGCAGGACGGACGCATTGTAAAAGAAGAGCAACCAACTGTAAACCCTTAA
- a CDS encoding TolC family protein has product MTNSPTYMMKKGILSLLLLGVVMSKALYAQDTVRVLAEDEFIAIVKQHHPVAKQAGLLVDAARAQLLSIRGNFDPVVFLNNDQKTFDGKNYYNYTNAELGIPTWFGVELYAGLENNFGDFINPEVSASRTSYAGISLPLLKDLVLDKRRAALQQGKLFTQQSEFERRTVINDLLFDAYKAYWSWARDYQLLTVLDTTISLNEARYELVRISYQQGDRAAVDTTEALAQLQNFQQQREEAWLKFRKSTLELSTFLWLQGNKPVYLSERVIPDTVWTAQSFTNFKVDQLSDWLTQTVTNHPKLQQIDFKLQSLEVERRLKFQNLLPKLDLKYNFLQKGHNVSNAFNVNFFENNYKFGLNAVIPIPNRSGIGDYRAARIKIKSTELDRSFTELNLENKVRFHYNEVLNLQKQISIYENAYRNYVRLFEAEQLKFSLGETTLFLLNSRETKVLEAKQKLLELKVKFYQSFAALNWSTGGLQ; this is encoded by the coding sequence ATGACAAACAGCCCGACATACATGATGAAGAAAGGAATTTTGAGTTTACTACTGCTCGGTGTAGTGATGAGTAAAGCCTTGTATGCACAGGATACAGTACGTGTGTTGGCAGAAGATGAATTTATTGCGATTGTAAAACAACATCATCCTGTTGCAAAGCAAGCCGGTTTATTAGTTGATGCTGCAAGGGCACAATTGCTTTCCATCCGTGGAAATTTTGATCCTGTTGTTTTTTTGAACAATGATCAGAAAACATTTGATGGTAAGAACTATTATAATTATACCAATGCAGAGTTAGGAATTCCTACATGGTTTGGTGTGGAATTGTATGCGGGGCTTGAAAATAATTTTGGTGATTTTATTAATCCTGAAGTATCAGCAAGCCGAACCAGTTATGCAGGCATCAGTTTGCCGTTGTTAAAAGATCTGGTATTGGATAAACGTCGTGCAGCATTGCAACAGGGAAAACTTTTCACACAACAATCGGAATTTGAACGGCGTACTGTTATTAACGATTTGTTGTTTGATGCATACAAAGCTTATTGGAGCTGGGCAAGAGATTATCAATTGCTGACGGTACTTGATACAACGATCTCTTTGAATGAAGCAAGATATGAACTGGTGCGCATTTCATATCAACAGGGCGACCGTGCGGCAGTTGATACCACCGAAGCACTGGCGCAGTTGCAGAACTTTCAACAGCAGCGTGAAGAAGCGTGGTTGAAGTTCAGAAAGTCAACATTGGAACTGTCAACATTTTTATGGCTGCAGGGAAACAAGCCGGTGTATTTAAGCGAACGTGTGATACCTGATACTGTATGGACCGCCCAATCATTCACGAACTTTAAAGTTGACCAACTCAGTGACTGGCTCACACAAACAGTTACCAATCATCCGAAGCTGCAACAGATCGATTTTAAATTACAATCGCTGGAAGTTGAACGCAGACTTAAGTTTCAGAATCTGTTGCCCAAGCTTGATCTGAAATATAATTTTCTGCAAAAAGGACATAATGTGTCGAATGCTTTCAATGTTAATTTCTTTGAGAATAATTACAAGTTTGGTTTGAATGCAGTTATTCCTATTCCTAACCGTAGCGGCATTGGTGATTACCGTGCAGCACGAATTAAAATTAAATCAACTGAACTTGATCGCAGCTTTACAGAACTGAATCTGGAAAACAAAGTCCGTTTTCATTATAACGAAGTGCTGAACCTGCAAAAGCAGATCAGCATTTACGAAAACGCCTATCGCAATTATGTACGACTGTTTGAAGCGGAACAACTGAAATTTTCATTGGGCGAAACAACCTTGTTCTTGCTCAACTCACGTGAAACAAAAGTGCTGGAAGCCAAACAGAAATTACTTGAACTGAAAGTAAAGTTTTACCAATCATTTGCAGCATTGAACTGGTCTACGGGTGGCTTGCAGTAA
- a CDS encoding aminoglycoside 6-adenylyltransferase — MLQQAFAAHAAIIAEDDPSIEGLAVAGSWLTQELDEFSDLDLILITTEKVDSDKAKMMAYASKFGNLLNGFTGEHVGEPRLLICLYNNPLLHVDIKFITAEELKTRVENPVLLFDRTESLQQIIDSTSYQFPHPDHQWVEDRFWTWVHYALLKIGRGEYMEAHDFLAFLRMVVFGPLLHIKNNNLPRGVRKVETTIAAEDFKQLQQTLAVNNKESLLAALDQSVQLYRSLRNKLFTADTILQQQTEEAVMKYFEEMK, encoded by the coding sequence ATGCTTCAACAGGCATTCGCTGCACATGCAGCCATCATTGCAGAAGACGATCCTTCCATCGAAGGATTAGCTGTAGCAGGCTCCTGGCTTACACAGGAGCTAGATGAATTTTCTGATCTTGATCTTATACTCATCACTACTGAAAAAGTGGACAGCGATAAAGCAAAGATGATGGCTTATGCAAGTAAGTTCGGCAACCTGTTGAATGGATTTACCGGTGAGCATGTGGGTGAACCACGCTTACTCATTTGTTTATACAACAACCCGCTGCTACATGTAGATATTAAATTTATTACAGCTGAGGAATTAAAAACAAGAGTAGAAAATCCGGTGCTGCTGTTCGACCGAACAGAAAGTTTACAGCAGATCATTGATTCAACTTCGTATCAATTTCCTCACCCCGATCATCAATGGGTCGAAGATCGCTTCTGGACATGGGTGCATTATGCCTTGCTGAAGATCGGTCGTGGTGAATACATGGAAGCACATGATTTTCTTGCGTTCCTGCGCATGGTTGTATTTGGACCATTACTGCACATTAAGAATAACAATTTACCAAGAGGTGTACGTAAAGTGGAAACAACAATTGCAGCAGAAGATTTCAAGCAATTGCAACAAACATTAGCAGTGAATAACAAAGAATCATTGCTTGCTGCATTAGATCAGTCTGTACAACTCTACCGTTCATTACGTAACAAACTGTTTACAGCTGATACAATTCTTCAACAGCAAACAGAAGAAGCGGTGATGAAGTATTTTGAGGAGATGAAGTAA